One Glycine max cultivar Williams 82 chromosome 3, Glycine_max_v4.0, whole genome shotgun sequence DNA window includes the following coding sequences:
- the LOC102667200 gene encoding uncharacterized protein, with protein MCIDYRALNSITVRDRFPLPTIEELLDELGGASWFSKLDLRQGFHQILMAEQDIPKTAFRTHHGHYEYRVMPFGLCNAPSTFQAAMDAALGPFLRKFAAVFFDNILIYSSTLADHLQHLECVFTSLSQAQYYLKCSKCVFGQRQLDYLGHVVSGSGVQPDPSKVQAIISWPTPRSPRELRAFLGLTGFYQKFIRGYTTVATPLTKLLCKDAFKWVPESQITFEQLKGAVTAAPVLALRNFTLPFAIETDASSNAMGVVLHQQGHPIAFFSKPFCSRLQMASSYVRELHAIVVVVYKWRQYLLGHKFTIYTDHCSLRELMSQVVQTPEQQFYMAKLLGFDYDIQYKAGASNVVADSLSRMEPPTKTHYFLLFMPHPDFMTKLKETLVESPDFRQQRYIKSFIQSCTTCQQVKHVTHKSAGLLQPIPIPTGIWEDLSMDFITHLPSSHGFATILVVVDRFSKGVHLGALPTHYTAYKVANLFLEVVCKHHRFPISIISNRNPIFISSFWSELFKLSGTSLCMSTAYHPQMDGQTEVMNRTLEQYLRSFVHQQPTEWHRFLALAEWSYNTSQHSGTSLTPYEVVFGKAPPSFPDYLKGTSSNDVVDTMLCTRNAIHEVLQKKLAKPQHNMKHFADKSRRDVEYEIGQLVYVRLRPHRQLSVRDQSTSKLTKRYFGPFQVLERIGNVAYRLQLPDGLRINLVFHCSMLRPHHGPFELPTSSLPPHALDNQPILRPLAILDSRLDTSTTPPTRFVLVQWVGLAPEDSTWEKWDDLCHSHHLEDKVIFPGWDNDSTSSQPKEDDPIVSREARPRRNCARPKYLENYV; from the exons ATGTGCATAGACTATCGCGCACTTAATTCGATCACTGTACGGGATCGCTTCCCTTTACCAACAATCGAAGAACTTCTCGACGAACTAGGAGGCGCCTCCTGGTTTTCAAAACTTGATCTGAGACAAGGTTTTCATCAGATTTTGATGGCGGAGCAAGATATACCGAAAACAGCTTTTCGCACGCATCATGGACACTATGAATATCGTGTCATGCCTTTCGGTCTTTGCAACGCGCCATCAACATTTCAGGCAGCCATGGACGCTGCCCTGGGTCCTTTCTTGCGAAAGTTTGCAGCAGTTTTCTTTGATAATATACTCATATATAGCTCAACCCTAGCTGATCATCTGCAACATCTAGAGTGTGTTTTCACTTCTTTGTCTCAAGCTCAATACTATCTAAAGTGTTCCAAATGTGTTTTCGGGCAGAGACAACTAGACTACTTAGGTCACGTAGTCTCGGGTAGCGGCGTACAACCAGACCCTTCCAAGGTCCAAGCAATTATCAGTTGGCCTACACCCCGTTCTCCTCGAGAGCTTCGAGCCTTTCTCGGCCTCACAGGTTTTTATCAAAAGTTCATTAGGGGTTACACAACTGTTGCAACACCGTTAACCAAGTTGCTTTGCAAAGATGCTTTCAAATGGGTCCCCGAGTCTCAGATTACGTTCGAACAACTCAAAGGCGCAGTCACGGCAGCTCCGGTCTTGGCTCTTCGCAATTTCACGCTACCTTTTGCCATCGAAACGGATGCATCCAGTAACGCTATGGGTGTTGTCCTCCATCAACAAGGTCACCCTATTGCGTTCTTTAGCAAACCCTTCTGTTCTCGGCTGCAAATGGCTTCCAGCTATGTCCGTGAACTACATGCAATCGTGGTCGTCGTCTATAAGTGGCGGCAGTACTTGTTAGGCCACAAGTTCACGATTTACACAGATCACTGCAGCCTCCGCGAGCTTATGTCTCAGGTGGTCCAGACCCCCGAGCAGCAGTTTTATATGGCTAAGTTACTTGGCTTTGATTATGATATTCAATACAAAGCAGGAGCCTCAAATGTTGTTGCTGACTCTCTCTCGCGCATGGAACCTCCAACTAAGACACACTACTTCCTTCTTTTCATGCCTCACCCAGATTTCATGACTAAGTTGAAGGAGACTCTCGTAGAAAGCCCAGATTTTCGACAGCAGcgtt ATATCAAGTCCTTCATTCAGAGTTGCACAACTTGCCAGCAAGTTAAACACGTTACGCACAAGAGTGCTGGGCTACTACAACCCATACCGATACCCACCGGAATCTGGGAGGATCTCTCCATGGATTTCATAACTCATCTTCCTAGCTCTCACGGGTTCGCAACCATCCTAGTAGTTGTCGATAGATTCTCGAAGGGGGTTCATCTCGGTGCCTTGCCTACCCACTATACAGCTTACAAGGTAGCCAACTTGTTCCTTGAGGTCGTATGCAAACACCACAGGTTTCCCATAAGCATTATTTCCAACAGGAACCCCATCTTCATCAGTTCCTTCTGGAGTGAGTTGTTCAAACTAAGCGGGACTTCACTGTGCATGAGTACGGCTTATCACCCGCAGATGGACGGTCAAACGGAGGTGATGAACCGCACTCTCGAACAATACCTGCGTTCGTTTGTTCACCAGCAACCAACTGAGTGGCACAGGTTCCTAGCGTTGGCTGAGTGGTCCTACAACACTTCGCAACATTCAGGTACCAGCCTTACCCCTTATGAAGTTGTGTTTGGCAAAGCTCCTCCATCGTTTCCAGACTATCTTAAGGGGACATCGAGTAACGATGTAGTCGACACAATGTTGTGTACAAGGAACGCGATTCATGAAGTCCTTCAAAAGAAGCTTGCCAAGCCCCAGCATAACATGAAACACTTCGCTGACAAGTCACGACGAGATGTTGAGTATGAGATTGGTCAGCTAGTTTACGTGCGCCTACGGCCCCATCGGCAACTTTCCGTACGAGACCAGTCCACAAGCAAGCTTACCAAACGATATTTCGGACCCTTCCAAGTTCTGGAACGCATTGGCAACGTTGCGTACCGCTTACAGCTCCCTGACGGGTTGAGAATAAACCTTGTATTCCATTGTTCCATGTTGCGCCCTCATCATGGCCCCTTCGAGCTGCCAACCTCGTCACTTCCTCCTCACGCTCTCGACAACCAACCTATATTGAGACCTTTAGCAATTCTGGATTCACGTCTGGACACCTCAACTACCCCGCCAACCCGTTTTGTATTAGTTCAGTGGGTGGGTCTCGCGCCAGAAGATTCCACATGGGAGAAGTGGGATGATCTTTGTCACTCacatcaccttgaggacaaggtgatttTCCCAGGGTGGGATAATGATAGCACCAGCAGCCAACCGAAAGAAGATGACCCCATAGTATCACGAGAAGCTAGACCACGAAGGAACTGCGCACGTCCTAAGTACTTGGAAAACTATGTATAA